In Bacillus horti, the following proteins share a genomic window:
- a CDS encoding PIN/TRAM domain-containing protein, protein MLKRIIQIFFAVLGAVLGFQYGALAVQGLNELLNLGLDSLTGEGPLYPLIYALVGAVLFVLVTYWLTDYIVRMIRWGEDILLKLPITDVVMGALGLIVGLIVAFLLIQPILLIPIVGQIIPVFVSVLFGYIGFQVGFKKREELISLFTLGRMGKDKKGEQQSHYEHKILDTSVIIDGRIADICKTGFIEGTMVIPSFVLEELQHIADSSDVLKRNRGRRGLDILNRIQKELEMKVHIYEGDFEDIQEVDSKLVKLAKVLNGKVVTNDFNLNKVCELQRVPVLNINDLANAVKPVVLPGEELRVQVIKDGKEHNQGVAYLDDGTMIVVEGGREYIGSEIDVLVTSVLQTSAGRMIFAKPKLLEKAL, encoded by the coding sequence GTGTTAAAAAGAATCATTCAAATATTTTTTGCCGTATTAGGAGCTGTACTGGGCTTTCAATATGGGGCACTTGCTGTCCAAGGATTAAATGAACTCTTAAATTTAGGCTTGGATTCTTTGACGGGGGAAGGTCCCTTATATCCGTTAATTTATGCTCTAGTTGGAGCGGTATTGTTTGTATTAGTAACGTATTGGTTAACGGATTATATTGTCCGTATGATTCGCTGGGGTGAAGACATTTTATTAAAGCTACCAATTACAGACGTTGTAATGGGGGCGTTAGGCTTAATTGTTGGTCTTATTGTTGCTTTTTTACTTATACAACCTATTTTGTTAATTCCCATAGTCGGTCAAATTATACCTGTGTTTGTCTCTGTATTGTTTGGATATATCGGCTTCCAGGTAGGCTTCAAAAAGCGTGAAGAGTTGATTTCTCTCTTTACCCTTGGGCGTATGGGTAAGGACAAAAAGGGAGAGCAACAATCTCATTATGAGCATAAAATTTTAGATACTAGTGTCATTATTGACGGGCGTATCGCTGATATTTGTAAAACTGGGTTTATTGAAGGGACAATGGTTATACCTAGCTTTGTCCTTGAGGAGCTACAGCATATTGCTGATTCATCAGATGTGCTCAAAAGGAATCGAGGGAGAAGAGGATTAGATATTCTAAATCGTATTCAGAAAGAGCTTGAGATGAAGGTTCATATTTATGAGGGCGATTTTGAGGATATTCAGGAAGTAGATAGCAAGCTAGTGAAGCTAGCTAAAGTATTAAATGGGAAGGTCGTCACGAACGACTTCAATCTAAACAAGGTCTGTGAGCTACAGCGTGTTCCCGTGCTTAATATCAATGATTTAGCGAATGCTGTGAAGCCAGTGGTTTTACCAGGTGAAGAGCTAAGGGTGCAGGTCATTAAGGATGGTAAGGAACATAATCAGGGTGTAGCTTACTTAGATGATGGGACAATGATTGTGGTAGAAGGAGGACGTGAATACATTGGATCTGAAATTGATGTTTTAGTTACAAGTGTGCTACAAACTTCAGCAGGTCGCATGATATTCGCTAAGCCTAAATTACTAGAAAAAGCCCTATAA
- the gltX gene encoding glutamate--tRNA ligase produces MTKDIRVRYAPSPTGHLHIGNARTALFNYLFARHHQGKMIIRVEDTDTKRNVAGGEENQLEYLKWLGIDWDESIDKDGGYGPYRQTERLEIYKKYWTELLEQGLAYKCYCTEEELEQEREEQTARGEMPRYSGKHRDLTPEQQQAFEAEGRVPSIRFRVPEDRTYTFVDMIKGEVSFDSNGTGDFVIVKKDGIPTYNFAVVLDDHLMEISHVLRGDDHISNTPRQLMIYEALKWEPPTFGHMTLIVNEQRKKLSKRDESIIQFIEQYDNLGYVPEALFNFIALLGWSPEGEEEVFSKAELIEIFKESRLSKSPALFDTDKLAWMNNHYIKQLSPEALVELVLPFLQKAGLVAEQPTAEELEWASQLIVLHQEKLRYGAEIVEHTELFFSDELVYSEEAKEVLREEQVPEVAKAFLTQLEQLEEYSAESIKAAVKTVQKETGYKGKQLFMPIRVMGSGQIHGPDLMQTLFLLGQDKVIARVTPFTNDYHNMVQ; encoded by the coding sequence ATGACCAAAGACATTCGAGTGCGTTACGCACCAAGTCCGACAGGGCATTTACACATTGGGAATGCGCGAACAGCGCTATTTAATTACTTATTCGCACGTCATCATCAAGGCAAGATGATTATTCGTGTTGAGGATACAGATACAAAGCGAAATGTAGCAGGTGGGGAAGAAAATCAGCTAGAGTATTTGAAATGGCTAGGTATTGATTGGGATGAAAGTATAGACAAAGACGGAGGGTACGGTCCTTATCGTCAAACAGAACGTCTAGAGATTTATAAAAAGTATTGGACAGAGCTACTTGAGCAAGGTCTAGCGTATAAATGCTACTGCACAGAGGAAGAGCTTGAGCAGGAGCGCGAGGAGCAAACAGCTCGTGGGGAAATGCCGCGCTATTCTGGTAAGCACCGTGACCTAACACCAGAGCAGCAGCAGGCCTTTGAAGCAGAAGGAAGAGTGCCAAGCATTCGATTCCGTGTTCCTGAGGATCGCACGTATACGTTCGTGGACATGATCAAAGGGGAGGTTTCCTTTGATTCAAATGGAACAGGAGACTTTGTTATTGTTAAGAAGGATGGAATTCCAACATACAACTTTGCTGTTGTATTGGATGACCACTTGATGGAGATATCCCATGTACTACGTGGGGATGATCATATTTCTAACACACCAAGGCAGCTTATGATTTATGAAGCATTGAAGTGGGAGCCTCCTACGTTTGGTCATATGACACTGATCGTCAATGAACAGCGTAAGAAGCTGAGCAAGCGAGATGAGTCGATCATTCAATTTATTGAGCAATATGACAACTTAGGGTACGTACCGGAAGCGTTGTTCAATTTTATTGCCCTACTAGGCTGGTCTCCAGAGGGAGAAGAAGAGGTCTTTTCTAAAGCAGAGCTGATTGAGATCTTTAAAGAATCTCGTTTATCAAAAAGTCCAGCGTTGTTCGATACAGACAAACTAGCTTGGATGAATAATCATTATATCAAGCAATTATCACCTGAAGCTTTGGTGGAGCTAGTGCTACCATTTCTACAGAAAGCTGGCCTTGTAGCCGAGCAGCCTACAGCAGAGGAATTAGAGTGGGCGTCACAGCTCATCGTCCTGCATCAAGAAAAGCTACGTTATGGGGCTGAGATTGTGGAGCATACGGAGCTCTTTTTCTCCGATGAGCTTGTTTATTCGGAGGAGGCGAAGGAGGTTCTGCGTGAAGAGCAGGTGCCAGAGGTGGCCAAGGCCTTTTTAACGCAGCTAGAGCAATTAGAGGAGTACTCAGCTGAATCTATTAAAGCAGCTGTGAAGACTGTGCAAAAGGAAACGGGCTATAAAGGCAAGCAGCTTTTCATGCCGATTCGAGTGATGGGCTCAGGACAGATTCATGGACCGGATCTAATGCAGACTCTTTTCCTACTGGGGCAGGATAAAGTGATCGCAAGAGTGACACCATTCACGAACGACTATCATAATATGGTGCAGTAG
- the rlmB gene encoding 23S rRNA (guanosine(2251)-2'-O)-methyltransferase RlmB, translating into MSEEWIGGKNPILEALRAERPINKIWVAENSVQGAMKELLQLAKAQNIVVQNAPKKKLDQLAGEITHQGVLASVAAYEYAEIDDLFARAKEKNEDPFFLILDEIEDPHNLGSILRTADATGVHGVIIPKRRAVGLTATVAKASAGAIEYVPVARVTNIAQTIDELKDRGVWIAGTDAQGKEDYRQATFGLPIALVIGSEGKGIGRLILKKCDFTIQLPLVGHVNSLNASVAASVLMYEVFRRRNPVA; encoded by the coding sequence ATGAGTGAGGAATGGATTGGGGGGAAGAACCCCATATTAGAAGCGCTTCGTGCAGAACGTCCAATCAATAAAATTTGGGTCGCAGAAAACTCGGTTCAGGGAGCAATGAAGGAGCTGTTGCAACTTGCCAAAGCTCAAAATATTGTGGTTCAAAACGCACCTAAGAAGAAATTGGATCAATTGGCTGGAGAGATTACTCATCAAGGTGTGCTCGCTTCGGTGGCTGCTTATGAATATGCGGAGATTGATGATCTTTTTGCTCGGGCCAAGGAAAAGAATGAAGATCCGTTTTTCTTAATCTTAGACGAAATCGAGGATCCTCATAATCTTGGTTCGATCCTGCGTACAGCAGACGCAACGGGAGTGCATGGCGTAATTATTCCTAAGCGTAGAGCTGTGGGCTTAACGGCAACGGTGGCGAAGGCATCGGCTGGAGCGATTGAATATGTCCCTGTAGCACGTGTAACAAATATTGCCCAAACGATAGATGAACTGAAGGACAGAGGGGTATGGATTGCAGGTACAGACGCGCAAGGGAAAGAGGATTATCGACAGGCTACTTTCGGTCTGCCTATTGCTCTAGTGATAGGAAGTGAAGGAAAAGGTATCGGAAGGTTAATTTTAAAGAAATGTGACTTTACCATTCAGCTTCCACTCGTTGGTCACGTGAACTCCTTAAATGCTTCTGTGGCAGCATCAGTTCTGATGTATGAGGTGTTTCGCCGCCGGAATCCCGTGGCCTAA
- a CDS encoding Mini-ribonuclease 3, with amino-acid sequence MINQKLPKDPFQYNGLALAYMGDAVYEIYVRRHLLHLGGTKAHMLHVQATSYVSAKAQAHVLADILERGCLTERELDVVKRGRNAKSGTSPKNTELKIYRQSTAFESLIGYLYLMDQNDRLEEIISMAFSILEGKGEAGHE; translated from the coding sequence ATGATTAACCAAAAGCTACCAAAGGATCCGTTTCAGTATAACGGTTTAGCACTGGCCTATATGGGAGATGCCGTTTATGAGATTTATGTTAGGAGGCATCTTCTGCATCTGGGAGGGACAAAGGCTCATATGCTTCATGTGCAGGCCACAAGCTATGTGTCAGCAAAGGCTCAGGCCCATGTTCTGGCTGATATTCTTGAACGGGGTTGTTTAACAGAACGAGAGCTTGATGTGGTTAAGCGTGGTCGCAATGCCAAGAGTGGGACAAGTCCAAAGAATACGGAGCTAAAAATCTATCGTCAAAGCACAGCGTTTGAAAGTTTAATCGGCTATCTCTATTTAATGGATCAGAACGATCGTTTAGAGGAAATCATTAGCATGGCATTTTCAATACTTGAAGGGAAAGGGGAGGCAGGACATGAGTGA
- the pssA gene encoding CDP-diacylglycerol--serine O-phosphatidyltransferase, whose amino-acid sequence MITKSIPSMFTVGNLFLGVMAIILGVQGIVEGESRYLDYASILVIIGMLLDGLDGHMARMLNATSEFGKELDSLSDVVTFGVAPAIIMNLVFLNGYGAWGIVVTAMFPICGALRLARFNVKPGEPGFFTGLPITAAGGILATLALYHEVFHPLILIMGVVLLSLLMVSNFKYPKPKKVGIPRTAFWITPLIIGLFAVLAYQFPSGFPKIAFIPLVLYALYGIKKSMDGALRRRRRRKKRNFGKKT is encoded by the coding sequence ATGATTACAAAAAGTATACCCAGTATGTTTACTGTTGGGAACTTATTCTTAGGTGTAATGGCTATTATCCTTGGGGTTCAAGGCATTGTTGAGGGCGAATCACGTTATTTGGATTACGCTTCTATTCTAGTGATTATCGGCATGCTTTTAGACGGTCTTGATGGACATATGGCTAGAATGCTGAATGCGACAAGTGAATTTGGTAAGGAGCTAGATTCACTATCAGATGTGGTTACCTTTGGCGTAGCACCAGCTATTATTATGAATCTTGTCTTTTTAAATGGTTATGGAGCTTGGGGGATTGTCGTTACTGCCATGTTCCCTATTTGTGGAGCGCTTAGGTTAGCTAGATTCAATGTGAAGCCTGGAGAGCCAGGTTTCTTTACAGGTCTTCCGATTACAGCTGCAGGGGGAATCTTAGCGACTCTAGCTTTGTATCATGAAGTCTTTCATCCCCTTATTCTTATTATGGGTGTTGTTTTGTTATCATTACTGATGGTCTCTAACTTTAAATATCCGAAGCCAAAGAAAGTGGGTATACCTAGAACAGCTTTTTGGATTACACCTCTTATTATTGGTTTATTCGCTGTATTGGCCTATCAGTTTCCTAGCGGATTCCCCAAAATCGCCTTTATTCCTTTGGTGTTGTATGCGTTATACGGAATTAAGAAAAGCATGGACGGAGCATTACGCAGAAGGAGAAGGAGAAAAAAGCGCAATTTTGGTAAAAAAACGTAA
- the cysS gene encoding cysteine--tRNA ligase, giving the protein MSIRIYNTLTRKKEEFVPLEPGKVKMYVCGPTVYNHIHIGNTRPAIFFDTVRRYLIYKGYDVQFVSNFTDVDDRIIQAGIEQGISAQEVAELYIDSYHSYTSKLGVQKADEHPRVTENMNEIVDFIDQLVQKGIAYEANGDVYYRTNHFDDYGKLSHQKTSELFEGVRIGVGEAKESPTDFTLWKKAKPQEVSWDSPWGQGRPGWHIECSSMIRKYLGDTIDIHGGGIDLVFPHHENEIAQTEALTEKPLANYWMHNAMLNIDNQKMSKSLGNFVRVNDVLAQHDPQVVRFFMLSGQYRSPINFSDLLLDQASNGFDRLKTVVANLAHRFKTALDTDVSEEQLEQLGKWKAAFEEAMNDDFNTAAAISVLFELTREINTVLQEESAPLKLLQQYHTTLLTLAGVLGIVLAEEPELLDADIEQLIEERQQARRERNFARADEIRDQLSQQGIILEDTPQGMRWRRK; this is encoded by the coding sequence ATGTCCATAAGGATTTATAACACATTAACACGAAAAAAAGAGGAGTTTGTTCCCTTAGAGCCTGGGAAGGTCAAAATGTACGTCTGTGGCCCAACGGTTTATAACCATATCCATATAGGGAATACGAGACCAGCTATCTTTTTTGATACGGTTAGACGTTACCTGATTTATAAAGGATATGATGTTCAATTTGTCTCTAATTTTACGGATGTGGATGATCGCATCATACAAGCTGGAATTGAGCAAGGCATTAGTGCTCAGGAGGTGGCAGAGCTTTATATTGACTCTTACCACTCATATACGTCGAAGCTTGGCGTACAAAAAGCGGATGAGCATCCTAGAGTGACAGAAAACATGAATGAAATTGTTGATTTTATTGATCAGCTTGTTCAGAAAGGGATCGCTTATGAAGCGAATGGAGACGTGTATTACCGTACGAACCACTTTGACGATTATGGCAAGCTATCTCATCAGAAGACGTCAGAGCTTTTTGAAGGTGTACGAATAGGTGTTGGAGAGGCAAAGGAATCACCTACGGATTTTACGCTTTGGAAAAAAGCAAAGCCACAGGAGGTTTCTTGGGATAGCCCATGGGGGCAAGGACGCCCTGGCTGGCATATTGAGTGCTCATCCATGATTCGTAAATACCTTGGTGATACGATTGATATTCATGGGGGAGGAATTGATCTAGTTTTTCCTCATCATGAAAACGAAATTGCTCAGACGGAAGCGTTAACCGAAAAGCCCTTAGCTAACTATTGGATGCACAACGCGATGCTTAACATAGATAATCAGAAAATGTCTAAGTCGTTAGGGAATTTTGTGCGAGTAAATGATGTGCTTGCTCAGCATGATCCGCAGGTGGTTCGGTTTTTTATGCTAAGTGGACAATATCGTAGTCCGATTAATTTTAGCGACCTGCTATTAGATCAAGCAAGTAACGGCTTTGACCGGCTAAAGACAGTGGTTGCTAATCTCGCACATCGTTTTAAAACGGCATTAGATACAGACGTATCCGAGGAACAGCTAGAGCAGCTTGGGAAGTGGAAGGCAGCGTTTGAGGAAGCGATGAATGATGATTTTAACACGGCGGCGGCCATTAGTGTGCTCTTTGAATTAACAAGAGAAATCAATACCGTGTTGCAGGAGGAAAGTGCACCATTAAAGCTATTGCAGCAGTATCATACAACATTGCTTACGCTTGCTGGTGTTCTAGGAATTGTGCTTGCCGAAGAGCCGGAGCTTTTGGATGCGGACATCGAACAGCTTATCGAGGAGCGTCAACAAGCTCGCCGAGAGCGAAATTTTGCTCGAGCTGATGAAATTCGAGATCAATTGAGTCAGCAGGGAATTATTTTAGAGGATACTCCTCAGGGAATGCGCTGGCGTAGAAAATGA
- a CDS encoding NYN domain-containing protein — MEEVLVVDGYNIIGEAFSTSVLEENDLEKGRDWLIEKLAEYQGFTGTKVYLIFDAHMVQGIGKKLKQKRLEIIFTKENETADERIEKLVREIKRVQRRIYVATSDHTEQWVVFGQGALRKSARELLIELNQVEGKIKHTVQEKYKDKPKSKFPLNPEMAELFEKWRRGK; from the coding sequence TTGGAAGAGGTTCTAGTGGTTGACGGTTATAATATTATTGGGGAAGCGTTCAGCACCAGTGTCCTTGAAGAAAATGACCTAGAAAAAGGCCGAGACTGGCTGATTGAAAAGCTAGCTGAGTATCAGGGCTTTACGGGAACGAAGGTGTATCTCATTTTTGATGCTCATATGGTCCAGGGGATAGGGAAAAAGCTGAAGCAGAAGAGGCTAGAGATTATTTTTACGAAGGAAAATGAGACGGCTGATGAACGGATAGAAAAACTGGTCAGAGAGATCAAAAGGGTACAGCGTAGAATCTATGTCGCTACGTCAGATCATACTGAGCAGTGGGTTGTATTCGGGCAAGGAGCGCTACGTAAGTCGGCCAGAGAGCTACTTATAGAGCTTAATCAAGTAGAAGGAAAGATTAAGCACACGGTGCAAGAGAAGTACAAGGATAAGCCTAAAAGTAAATTTCCGCTTAATCCGGAGATGGCAGAACTTTTCGAAAAATGGCGAAGAGGCAAATAA
- a CDS encoding CarD family transcriptional regulator — translation MFDVGDKVVYPMHGAGIIEGIEEKEILGQKKKYFIMRMPIGEMKVMIPMENVSHIGLRQVVGLDAVNRVMDILGTDTSDEEANWNQRYRANMDKMKSGDIYEIADVVRSLMVRDRAKGLSTGERKMLDQAKQILISELALVEDRTSDELFSMLDGIVYEKDASL, via the coding sequence TTGTTCGATGTAGGTGATAAGGTCGTATACCCTATGCATGGGGCTGGAATTATTGAAGGAATCGAAGAAAAAGAGATTCTTGGCCAGAAGAAAAAGTACTTTATTATGCGAATGCCTATAGGAGAAATGAAGGTCATGATACCCATGGAAAACGTGTCGCACATTGGTTTGCGTCAGGTAGTGGGGTTGGATGCTGTCAATCGAGTCATGGACATCTTAGGAACAGACACGTCAGATGAAGAAGCAAATTGGAATCAAAGATATCGAGCCAATATGGATAAAATGAAAAGCGGAGACATATACGAAATAGCAGATGTGGTTAGAAGTTTAATGGTCAGAGATCGAGCAAAGGGTCTTTCCACAGGGGAAAGAAAGATGCTGGATCAAGCTAAGCAGATTTTAATTAGCGAATTAGCATTAGTCGAGGACAGAACATCGGATGAGCTTTTCTCCATGCTAGATGGTATCGTATATGAGAAAGATGCGTCCTTGTGA
- the epsC gene encoding serine O-acetyltransferase EpsC, whose amino-acid sequence MWKKMKQDIQAVFDRDPAARSTLEVILTYSGLHAVWFHRVAHALYKRRLFFLARCLSQISRFLTGIEIHPGARIGRGLFIDHGMGVVIGETCEIGDYVTLFQGVTLGGTGKEKGKRHPTIEDNVLIASGAKVLGSFTIGKNSKIGAGSVVLREVPPNSTVVGIPGRVVAQDGHRVASDLDQVNLPDPLADKLRQMQEEINELKQELNQWRKGIEKDVHKDL is encoded by the coding sequence ATGTGGAAGAAGATGAAACAGGACATTCAAGCTGTTTTCGACCGAGATCCAGCGGCTAGGAGCACTTTGGAAGTAATTTTAACTTATTCTGGACTACATGCCGTATGGTTTCATCGAGTAGCCCATGCTTTGTACAAACGTAGACTGTTCTTTCTAGCTCGTTGCCTGTCACAAATCAGCAGGTTTTTAACGGGAATTGAAATTCATCCTGGAGCTAGGATTGGTAGAGGTCTTTTCATAGATCATGGAATGGGAGTTGTCATCGGGGAAACGTGTGAAATTGGGGATTACGTCACCCTTTTTCAAGGAGTAACCCTCGGAGGAACAGGGAAGGAAAAAGGCAAGCGGCATCCTACGATAGAGGATAATGTGTTGATTGCTTCAGGAGCAAAGGTATTAGGCTCCTTTACGATTGGTAAGAATTCGAAAATTGGAGCCGGATCTGTGGTTCTTAGGGAGGTTCCTCCCAACTCGACAGTGGTTGGTATTCCAGGGAGAGTGGTTGCGCAGGATGGACATCGTGTGGCTTCAGATTTAGACCAAGTAAACCTGCCTGATCCTCTGGCGGATAAGCTGAGACAGATGCAAGAAGAAATAAATGAGCTAAAGCAAGAGCTTAATCAATGGCGGAAAGGAATAGAAAAAGATGTCCATAAGGATTTATAA
- the ispD gene encoding 2-C-methyl-D-erythritol 4-phosphate cytidylyltransferase: protein MRIAAVICAAGQGKRMGLGRNKQFLELKGKPLLIHTLERWKSFSFIDELVVVVGAAEVGEVQELIQAYQLNHVSQVVAGGAERQDSVYQGLLALKETSPNVVLIHDGARPFIREKHVAELIEAVKEREAAVVAVPVKDTIKRVDDQQHITETLKRDELWAMQTPQGFSYSLILEAHETALEQRVLATDDAALVELLGHQVSVVQGDELNIKLTTPQDIQLAAFILSSQEKG from the coding sequence GTGCGAATAGCAGCAGTTATCTGTGCAGCAGGGCAAGGAAAGCGTATGGGGTTAGGAAGAAACAAGCAGTTTTTAGAGCTTAAGGGAAAGCCTTTACTGATCCATACACTAGAGCGTTGGAAAAGCTTTTCCTTCATTGATGAGCTTGTTGTCGTTGTAGGAGCAGCCGAAGTGGGAGAGGTTCAAGAGCTTATCCAAGCCTATCAACTCAATCATGTTTCGCAGGTTGTAGCAGGAGGAGCTGAGAGGCAGGATAGTGTGTATCAGGGCTTATTGGCGCTAAAGGAGACATCCCCGAATGTTGTCTTAATCCATGATGGGGCTAGACCGTTTATTCGTGAAAAACATGTGGCGGAATTAATTGAAGCAGTTAAAGAAAGGGAGGCAGCTGTAGTAGCTGTGCCTGTTAAGGATACGATTAAGAGAGTAGATGACCAGCAGCATATTACGGAAACATTAAAACGGGACGAGCTATGGGCCATGCAGACCCCTCAAGGGTTTAGCTATTCTTTGATTTTAGAGGCACATGAGACGGCCTTAGAACAGCGAGTTCTAGCAACGGATGATGCAGCACTTGTTGAGCTGTTAGGTCATCAGGTAAGCGTTGTGCAAGGGGATGAGCTTAACATTAAGCTGACTACACCACAGGATATTCAGCTAGCTGCGTTTATTCTTAGTTCTCAGGAAAAAGGCTGA
- the ispF gene encoding 2-C-methyl-D-erythritol 2,4-cyclodiphosphate synthase gives MNVRVGQGFDVHQLVADRPLIIGGVTIPYEKGLLGHSDADVLLHTISDAILGAIGEGDIGRHFPDTSEEFKDADSFVLLQKVWELAVQKGYSLGNIDATIIAQKPKMAAYIPQMVERIAEAVECEIDQVNVKATTTEKLGFPGRGEGIASQAVVLLTK, from the coding sequence ATGAATGTACGGGTTGGACAAGGATTTGACGTGCATCAATTGGTAGCGGATCGTCCGTTGATTATTGGAGGAGTAACGATTCCTTATGAAAAGGGGCTGCTAGGTCATTCTGATGCTGATGTTTTACTGCATACAATAAGTGATGCAATCTTAGGAGCTATTGGGGAAGGGGACATAGGCAGGCATTTCCCTGATACGTCGGAGGAGTTTAAGGATGCGGATTCCTTTGTTCTTCTTCAAAAGGTTTGGGAGCTAGCTGTACAAAAAGGCTATTCTTTAGGGAACATAGACGCCACCATTATCGCTCAAAAACCGAAAATGGCTGCTTATATTCCCCAAATGGTTGAGAGAATAGCAGAAGCAGTAGAATGTGAGATTGATCAAGTTAATGTAAAGGCAACCACAACAGAGAAGCTAGGCTTTCCTGGACGTGGAGAGGGCATCGCCTCACAAGCTGTTGTTTTACTAACCAAATAA
- the disA gene encoding DNA integrity scanning diadenylate cyclase DisA, with protein MTAEVVTKKDQMSELLRFVAPGTALRDGLENVLRAKTGGLIVVGYSDEILKIVSGGFSINCDFSPAYLYELAKMDGAIILSDDGKKIVFANAQLIPDSSVPSNETGIRHRTAERVARQTGHLVVSISQRRNVITLYQGNVRYSLRDIGVILTKANQAIQTLEKYKSVLDQALTNLGALEFEELVTLQEVSLVIHRVELVLRIKAEIKRYIHELGTEGRLISMQLEELVTNVEEETYLLIKDYCKDEECDPSFVLLELKKLSSDELLENNTIVRLLGYTGNINVQEESVSPRGYRMLNKIPRLPSSIVQNLVQQFSDLPQVMMATIEELDEVDGIGEVRARAIKDGLMRIQEQMFVDRHI; from the coding sequence ATGACAGCTGAAGTAGTAACAAAGAAGGATCAGATGAGTGAGTTGCTGCGTTTTGTAGCACCTGGAACAGCTTTACGTGATGGTCTTGAAAATGTTTTGCGAGCCAAAACGGGAGGACTTATTGTCGTAGGTTATAGTGATGAAATTTTAAAGATAGTAAGTGGTGGATTTTCCATCAATTGCGATTTTTCCCCCGCCTATTTGTATGAGCTAGCGAAGATGGACGGAGCTATTATTTTAAGTGATGATGGGAAGAAGATTGTGTTTGCTAATGCCCAACTTATACCAGACTCCAGCGTCCCATCGAATGAGACAGGAATCCGTCATCGTACAGCTGAGCGTGTAGCTAGGCAGACGGGTCACTTGGTTGTTTCTATTTCTCAAAGAAGAAATGTGATCACCTTATATCAAGGGAACGTGCGATATTCCCTAAGGGATATTGGTGTCATTTTAACAAAAGCGAACCAAGCAATCCAAACACTAGAGAAGTATAAATCGGTTTTAGATCAGGCCTTAACGAACTTGGGGGCCCTTGAGTTTGAGGAGTTAGTAACCCTACAGGAGGTTTCTTTAGTTATTCATCGGGTTGAGCTTGTACTACGCATTAAAGCTGAGATCAAGCGCTATATTCATGAATTAGGTACTGAGGGTCGATTGATCAGTATGCAGCTTGAAGAGCTTGTAACCAATGTGGAGGAAGAAACGTACTTACTGATTAAGGATTATTGCAAGGATGAGGAATGTGATCCTAGCTTTGTTCTTCTAGAGCTTAAAAAACTATCCTCTGATGAGCTATTAGAAAACAATACAATTGTACGCCTTTTGGGTTATACTGGTAATATTAATGTCCAAGAGGAATCTGTTTCGCCTAGAGGATACCGCATGTTAAATAAAATTCCTAGACTCCCATCCTCTATTGTGCAGAACTTAGTCCAGCAATTTTCCGATTTACCACAGGTGATGATGGCCACCATCGAAGAGTTAGATGAGGTCGACGGTATCGGAGAGGTGCGGGCTAGAGCAATTAAAGATGGCTTAATGAGAATTCAGGAGCAAATGTTTGTAGATCGACATATATAG